Proteins found in one Thalassomonas actiniarum genomic segment:
- a CDS encoding metallophosphoesterase family protein, producing MDFVNGFRHALVLLVIPGLSVLPAYGGAASAADDKSLTAIPKIFSHAIKYQDQQLVLRDEEKGITYPLREEKPAYLLAQFTRAISGNKQGLIFDFTAGDNTVNGTLYFGLIDTQNSRYPLPVYFKKTAQIIDGKAEVNFKQLSGKYDATGWRKSGQGELGYRVVNNRGQMIFDGQVSFLYQGGEFRESLGFIRPPSIHNVTATSAVLAFETNFNSSATIRLNGKIVAQPGPKRRFEIPLNNLLPQSKYLYRVEVFAADEKNGQVYENIRRASFSTAPLAGSRKSFTFAYASDSRRGQGGGERDFYGVNAYMLKKLTALALSQDAAFLQFSGDLIDGRSNSIGEQKLQYRNWQQAIAPFTGELPVYATMGNHEGLFYTFEDGSATGINVDRFPFATVSAEAIFADTFVLPENGPLSEDGAVYDPDSSTSDDFPPYKETVYTYRYDNVAMVVLNSNYLFSRSFKYWFAKQGKSGSLLGGGGLHGYIMDQQMAWLEQTLQVYQGDDTIDFIFVTQHTPVFPNGGHKSDGMWYYGSNAPRPHLGGVGLSRGIIEQRNKLLALMDRHPKVFALLTGDEHNYARTLITPDSDIHPPGSAPREKLLTRPLWQINNGAAGAPYYAQEKLPWSSDVVTFSMQHALVLFHVSGKQIRLEVLDPDTLSRVD from the coding sequence ATGGATTTTGTTAACGGTTTTCGCCACGCTTTAGTTTTGCTGGTTATACCCGGTTTATCGGTGTTGCCTGCCTATGGTGGGGCAGCAAGTGCGGCGGATGACAAGTCTTTAACGGCCATTCCGAAAATATTCAGCCATGCCATTAAATACCAGGATCAGCAACTGGTGCTGCGCGATGAAGAAAAAGGGATCACTTACCCGCTAAGGGAAGAAAAACCGGCTTATCTGTTGGCGCAGTTTACCCGGGCGATCAGCGGCAACAAGCAAGGTCTGATATTCGATTTCACTGCCGGCGACAATACCGTCAACGGCACCTTATATTTCGGTTTAATCGACACCCAAAACAGCCGTTACCCCTTGCCGGTTTATTTTAAAAAAACGGCACAGATCATCGACGGCAAAGCCGAGGTGAATTTTAAGCAGCTCAGCGGCAAATACGATGCCACCGGCTGGCGTAAGTCCGGGCAGGGGGAGCTGGGTTACCGGGTGGTCAATAACCGGGGGCAAATGATCTTTGACGGCCAGGTCTCTTTTCTCTACCAGGGCGGTGAGTTCAGGGAAAGCCTGGGTTTTATACGCCCCCCGAGCATACACAATGTGACCGCCACCAGCGCCGTGCTGGCGTTTGAAACTAACTTTAACAGCTCGGCTACTATCCGCCTCAACGGCAAAATCGTGGCTCAGCCGGGACCCAAACGCCGCTTTGAAATTCCCCTGAACAATTTGCTGCCGCAAAGCAAATATCTTTACCGGGTGGAAGTTTTTGCTGCCGATGAAAAAAACGGCCAGGTGTATGAAAATATCCGCCGGGCGTCTTTTTCCACCGCACCGCTGGCGGGCAGCCGGAAATCTTTTACTTTTGCTTATGCTTCTGACTCCCGCAGGGGCCAGGGGGGCGGAGAGCGGGATTTTTACGGGGTCAATGCCTATATGCTGAAAAAGCTGACGGCGCTGGCGCTCTCCCAAGATGCGGCTTTTTTACAGTTCAGCGGCGATCTTATCGACGGGCGCAGCAACTCCATAGGGGAACAAAAACTCCAGTACCGTAACTGGCAACAGGCCATTGCGCCTTTCACCGGTGAGTTGCCGGTTTATGCCACTATGGGCAACCATGAAGGTTTGTTTTACACCTTTGAAGACGGCAGCGCGACCGGCATCAATGTCGACCGCTTTCCTTTTGCTACGGTGTCGGCTGAGGCTATTTTCGCCGATACTTTTGTTTTACCGGAAAATGGCCCGTTAAGCGAAGATGGCGCAGTTTATGATCCCGATAGCAGCACATCTGACGATTTTCCTCCCTATAAGGAAACGGTTTACACCTACCGCTACGATAATGTTGCCATGGTGGTGCTCAATTCCAATTATTTATTTTCCCGCTCGTTTAAATACTGGTTTGCCAAGCAGGGAAAAAGCGGCTCTTTGCTTGGCGGCGGCGGTCTGCACGGTTATATCATGGATCAGCAAATGGCCTGGCTTGAACAAACCCTGCAGGTCTATCAGGGCGATGACACCATAGATTTTATCTTTGTCACCCAGCATACCCCGGTGTTTCCCAACGGCGGCCACAAAAGCGACGGCATGTGGTATTACGGCAGCAATGCTCCCAGGCCTCATCTGGGGGGAGTGGGCCTTTCCCGCGGCATTATCGAGCAAAGAAACAAGCTGCTTGCCCTGATGGACAGGCACCCCAAGGTGTTCGCCCTGCTGACCGGCGACGAGCATAACTATGCCCGTACCCTGATCACCCCGGACTCCGATATTCACCCGCCGGGGTCGGCGCCCAGGGAAAAACTGCTGACCCGGCCGCTGTGGCAAATCAATAACGGCGCTGCCGGGGCTCCCTATTATGCCCAGGAAAAATTGCCCTGGTCGTCGGATGTGGTGACCTTTTCCATGCAGCATGCCCTGGTGCTGTTTCATGTCAGCGGCAAGCAGATCCGATTAGAGGTATTGGATCCCGATACCCTCTCCCGTGTGGATTAA
- a CDS encoding SLC13 family permease, producing the protein MTSINQQLLTTLTTAPILDRLCRADMARLLPYVELKELAPDEVLFNPGDEADSLYYILGGELTLHSSMPSDITLDHGYLGEELLLNRASYTGGAKANSSGCRLLAFHGEDAKRLLSQDSTMIDLFLASYTRHHDQEPWEVNLNSEKQTQGKKGLVTLLGWLLVFTVPLLVYFLTAPLDITENARTFVSVFLVSIFMWAFKLVPDYVAGMLSILVVLVLGITPSDVVLSGFQSSGFFMAMSIFVLAVVIVDSGLVYRLSLLLLKLTPCSTFFYNLMLTLIGLLFTPILPSANGRVGLISPLLKDLLSSLKFTAQGRDATRMALSAFFGVSLFSSIFLTSKAINFLVFTMLPTQVQDSFQWSDWAQAAAITGVTLFALFMVLSYLLFNTDKHPELDKSQIKLQLNILGRMSLKEWGAVFGVLLLVAGIVTTSIHKIKPAWIGLAIMFIFLALGSLSKKSFREKIDWPFLFLLGTLIGLTRTLNYLGLDQLLANKLSGLQQLMTDNFYLFVLVLFGVILVLRTALSTIATIVIASSVFLPLANIAGVNMWVVGFIILTLSEAFLLPYQSTYYVLFKGINSPQPLYHEGAFLRFNIWMTLFRLFAVYASIPVWRAMEIL; encoded by the coding sequence ATGACTTCAATAAACCAACAACTATTAACAACCCTGACCACGGCGCCGATATTGGATCGCCTGTGCCGCGCCGATATGGCGCGCTTACTGCCTTATGTCGAGCTAAAAGAGCTGGCTCCCGATGAGGTGTTATTCAACCCGGGTGATGAGGCGGATAGTCTGTATTATATTCTCGGCGGCGAGCTGACGCTACACTCGTCGATGCCGTCCGATATCACCCTAGATCATGGCTACCTGGGGGAAGAGCTATTGCTTAACCGCGCCAGCTATACCGGCGGCGCCAAAGCCAATAGCAGCGGCTGCCGGCTGTTGGCGTTTCACGGTGAAGATGCCAAACGCCTGCTGTCCCAGGACAGTACCATGATAGATTTATTCCTGGCCTCTTATACCCGTCACCACGACCAGGAACCCTGGGAAGTGAACTTAAACAGCGAAAAGCAGACGCAGGGGAAAAAAGGCCTGGTTACCTTACTGGGCTGGCTGCTGGTGTTTACCGTGCCGCTGCTGGTGTATTTTCTAACGGCGCCGCTGGATATCACCGAAAATGCCCGTACTTTTGTGTCCGTGTTCCTGGTGTCCATTTTTATGTGGGCCTTTAAGCTGGTGCCGGATTATGTCGCCGGTATGTTGTCGATTTTAGTGGTGCTGGTGCTGGGGATCACCCCCAGCGATGTGGTGCTGAGCGGCTTCCAGTCATCGGGCTTTTTTATGGCGATGAGCATTTTTGTGCTGGCGGTGGTGATTGTCGATTCCGGGCTGGTGTACCGCTTGTCTTTATTGCTGCTGAAGCTTACCCCTTGCTCGACCTTTTTTTACAACCTGATGCTGACCCTGATAGGCCTGCTGTTTACCCCGATTTTACCTTCCGCCAATGGCCGGGTCGGTTTGATTTCACCCTTGCTCAAAGATCTGCTGTCGTCGCTGAAATTTACCGCCCAGGGTCGGGATGCCACCCGTATGGCGCTGTCGGCCTTTTTCGGCGTCAGTTTGTTTTCATCGATATTTTTAACTTCCAAGGCGATTAATTTTCTGGTGTTTACCATGTTGCCGACCCAGGTGCAGGACAGTTTCCAGTGGAGCGACTGGGCACAGGCGGCGGCGATCACCGGGGTTACCCTGTTCGCCTTGTTTATGGTACTCAGTTATTTACTGTTTAATACCGATAAACATCCCGAGCTGGATAAGTCGCAGATCAAGCTGCAGCTGAATATTTTAGGACGCATGAGCCTTAAAGAGTGGGGGGCGGTTTTTGGCGTCTTGCTTTTGGTGGCGGGCATAGTGACTACCTCTATCCATAAGATCAAACCTGCCTGGATTGGCCTGGCGATCATGTTTATTTTCCTGGCCCTGGGCTCGTTATCGAAAAAGTCTTTTCGGGAAAAAATCGACTGGCCGTTTTTATTTCTGCTCGGCACCCTGATAGGCCTGACCCGGACCTTGAATTACCTCGGCCTGGATCAGTTGCTGGCCAATAAGCTTTCCGGCTTGCAGCAGCTGATGACGGATAACTTCTATTTATTCGTGCTGGTGCTGTTTGGCGTGATCTTAGTGCTCAGAACCGCACTGTCCACCATAGCGACCATAGTGATCGCTTCGTCGGTATTTTTGCCGCTGGCCAATATTGCCGGGGTCAATATGTGGGTGGTGGGCTTTATTATCCTGACCTTGTCAGAGGCCTTTTTGCTGCCCTACCAAAGCACCTATTACGTGTTGTTTAAAGGTATCAACAGCCCGCAACCCCTTTATCACGAGGGGGCCTTTTTACGATTTAATATCTGGATGACCTTATTCCGCCTGTTTGCGGTATACGCCTCGATTCCGGTATGGCGCGCCATGGAGATTTTATAA
- a CDS encoding pesticin C-terminus-like muramidase, translating to MAITHGLLTYEAEGMEGGPYHSRKLHVPGDTSGLTIGRGYDMKEKSSEKISADLVAAGVESQQAKLLGGAAGLSGKEAKDFIEKHGLSDLEISMDAQEVLFKQTYDELSRDVERICSKADCVAAYGAVDWPGLDEKIKDVLIDLRYRGDYTPGSRKLIQAFVAANDLDGYKQALTTRENWPNVPEDRFNRRMAFLES from the coding sequence ATGGCGATTACCCACGGATTATTAACTTATGAAGCCGAAGGCATGGAAGGAGGCCCGTATCACAGCCGTAAGTTGCATGTGCCGGGTGATACTTCCGGCCTGACCATAGGACGCGGTTATGACATGAAAGAGAAAAGCAGTGAGAAAATCAGTGCCGATTTAGTGGCTGCCGGGGTCGAATCACAGCAGGCCAAGCTGCTTGGCGGGGCGGCGGGGCTTAGCGGTAAAGAGGCCAAAGATTTTATCGAGAAGCACGGTTTAAGTGATCTTGAGATCTCCATGGATGCACAGGAAGTGTTGTTTAAGCAAACCTATGATGAGCTTAGCCGGGACGTTGAGCGCATTTGCAGTAAAGCGGATTGCGTGGCGGCGTATGGTGCGGTTGACTGGCCGGGGCTTGATGAAAAAATCAAAGATGTGCTGATAGATCTCAGGTATCGCGGCGATTATACCCCTGGCAGCCGAAAACTCATTCAGGCGTTTGTTGCAGCGAATGATCTTGACGGTTATAAACAAGCGTTAACCACCCGGGAAAATTGGCCAAACGTGCCTGAGGATCGTTTCAACCGCCGTATGGCTTTTCTTGAAAGCTAA
- a CDS encoding ABC transporter substrate-binding protein: MIAKINDLLKIIFFLLLSVCLIWQSLQRPRVLVVQSYANDFSWTREIDNAISRTLAPWHYEVRHFYMDTKKRSSDKFKKQAARRVKKQIDNWSPDVVIAVDDNAQSLVSGCYVNVEALDPAEVVKLKQRLPALGECYRRHSTMKIVFAGVGAEPKDYGFSGQGHIGGILDPVDAKFLSLSLQEVKNQLAKEQLKIIAPVDDSVTSAYNLKHSLRELARELKPLAIDIEYPVMVTLADWQQQIQQASRQGDLLLFTLYHTVRCRADKGSRRIAPRDLIRWTLANSKIPAIGTYGFFVEDGGYFALGVSPLEQGSEAAKMAVDYLELGILPGEQAVRTTHQSIVYMREHRAEKQGFDLPVVYRNFARATGNYLKGCQQKKGACRTTRVPDLDLYCRS; this comes from the coding sequence ATGATAGCTAAAATAAATGATTTGCTGAAAATCATTTTTTTCTTGTTATTGAGTGTCTGCTTAATCTGGCAGTCGTTGCAACGGCCGCGGGTGTTGGTGGTGCAAAGTTATGCCAATGACTTTTCCTGGACCCGGGAAATCGATAACGCCATCAGCAGAACCCTGGCCCCCTGGCATTATGAAGTGCGCCACTTTTATATGGATACTAAAAAACGCTCGAGTGACAAATTTAAAAAGCAGGCTGCCCGGCGGGTGAAAAAGCAGATAGACAATTGGTCGCCGGATGTGGTGATTGCCGTTGATGATAATGCCCAAAGCCTGGTATCGGGCTGTTATGTTAATGTCGAAGCGCTTGACCCGGCAGAGGTGGTCAAGTTAAAGCAGCGTTTGCCCGCCCTGGGAGAGTGTTACCGCCGCCATTCAACAATGAAAATTGTTTTTGCCGGTGTCGGCGCTGAGCCGAAAGATTATGGCTTTAGCGGGCAAGGCCATATCGGCGGCATCTTAGATCCGGTTGATGCAAAGTTTTTAAGCCTCAGCCTGCAGGAGGTTAAAAACCAGCTGGCAAAAGAGCAACTGAAAATTATTGCCCCGGTAGATGATTCGGTGACCAGCGCATATAACCTTAAACATTCCCTGCGTGAGCTGGCCAGGGAGTTAAAACCGCTGGCGATTGACATTGAATATCCTGTGATGGTGACGCTTGCCGACTGGCAACAGCAGATACAACAAGCCAGCCGCCAGGGGGATCTGCTGTTATTTACCTTGTACCATACCGTCAGGTGCCGGGCAGATAAGGGCAGCAGGCGTATTGCTCCGCGGGATTTGATCCGGTGGACGCTGGCCAACAGCAAGATTCCGGCGATCGGCACCTATGGCTTTTTTGTCGAAGACGGCGGTTATTTTGCTTTGGGGGTTTCGCCGTTGGAGCAGGGCAGCGAAGCCGCGAAAATGGCGGTGGATTATCTTGAACTCGGCATCTTGCCCGGAGAGCAGGCGGTGCGTACAACCCATCAGTCTATTGTTTATATGCGCGAACACAGGGCAGAAAAACAGGGATTTGACTTGCCTGTGGTGTACCGCAACTTTGCCAGGGCTACCGGCAATTACCTTAAAGGCTGCCAGCAAAAAAAGGGGGCATGCCGGACAACCCGGGTGCCTGATTTGGATTTATATTGTCGCAGCTAG
- a CDS encoding hemerythrin domain-containing protein — MSPLIKALVAEHLEITQALNRVKQLGIQSQEGRDTLLAAKKGLLAHLEKEDRLLYPALNRAAQSNESLKRTLAVFAADMNQVSSSALAFFDKYASDSSGIAFAKDFGGLFATLSQRIRKEENILYKKYDEVSG; from the coding sequence ATGTCACCTTTAATCAAGGCGTTGGTTGCCGAGCATCTTGAGATAACCCAGGCGCTGAATAGAGTAAAACAGTTAGGTATTCAGTCACAGGAAGGGCGGGATACCTTGCTGGCGGCGAAAAAAGGCTTATTGGCACACCTGGAAAAGGAAGATCGGCTGTTATATCCGGCACTGAACCGTGCGGCGCAAAGCAATGAAAGCCTTAAGCGTACTCTAGCCGTTTTTGCGGCGGATATGAATCAGGTATCAAGCAGTGCCCTGGCTTTTTTTGATAAATATGCCTCAGACAGTTCCGGTATAGCGTTCGCTAAAGACTTCGGCGGATTATTTGCTACCTTAAGCCAGAGGATCCGCAAGGAGGAAAACATCCTCTATAAAAAATATGATGAAGTTAGTGGCTAA
- a CDS encoding DUF6172 family protein: MKKTFKLSHPKLKLARLVDSIKYEVKKYIKRERNKALPDDVDFWDFDCKYGTTEQEASVIHLSQINKCIDEAEQQNLESFYLEILVKPGYRTKKTDFDFES; the protein is encoded by the coding sequence ATGAAAAAGACATTTAAGCTCAGCCACCCTAAACTCAAGCTTGCCAGACTGGTCGACTCGATAAAATATGAGGTGAAAAAGTACATCAAAAGAGAGCGCAACAAAGCCTTGCCTGACGATGTCGATTTTTGGGACTTTGATTGCAAATATGGCACCACAGAGCAAGAAGCCAGTGTTATCCACCTGTCACAAATCAACAAATGTATCGATGAAGCCGAGCAACAAAACCTGGAATCTTTCTATTTAGAAATCCTGGTAAAACCCGGTTACCGTACCAAAAAGACAGACTTTGATTTCGAGTCTTAA
- a CDS encoding ABC transporter substrate-binding protein, which produces MSSRVNNVFKICFFIGLVLYLIWETIQRPRVLVVQSYTNEFSWTEDIDHAIRQVLNKQLYDVRYYYMDTKNHSDAKFKKIAGSLVRKQIDDWSPNVLIAVDDNAQSLVSTCYVDTEKLDLTEEELVLLKADFPDFGDCFDNHSEMMVIYAGVGAEPKDYGFTGQKHIGGITERIDIPALTDTLEMVKSGLDKSSLKIIAPVDNSTTSHYNIKNAFRSLSETLAPLDISLEHKVAVTAEDWQRNILEANEQGDLLLFTLYHTVRCEANDEAKRLSPRDLIQWTMANSEIPSIGAWGFFVEDGGLLSIGVSPFEQGTVAANMAVDYLERGILPGQQDVKTTQQSIIYMREHRAQKQGFDLPIIYRNFSRATENYISECNAGLNECAANEHKVPDLQLYCQS; this is translated from the coding sequence ATGAGCAGTAGAGTGAATAATGTTTTTAAAATTTGTTTTTTTATCGGTTTGGTGTTGTATCTGATCTGGGAAACCATTCAAAGGCCCCGGGTGTTGGTGGTGCAAAGTTATACCAATGAGTTTTCCTGGACTGAAGATATCGACCATGCCATCCGCCAGGTGCTGAATAAGCAGCTCTATGACGTACGTTACTATTATATGGATACCAAAAACCATTCCGATGCTAAGTTTAAGAAAATTGCCGGTTCGCTGGTGAGAAAACAAATCGATGACTGGTCGCCGAATGTCTTGATTGCCGTGGACGATAATGCCCAGAGCCTGGTTTCCACCTGTTATGTCGATACCGAAAAGCTGGATTTAACCGAAGAAGAGCTGGTCTTGCTAAAAGCCGACTTCCCGGATTTTGGCGACTGTTTCGACAACCATTCCGAGATGATGGTGATCTATGCCGGGGTCGGGGCCGAGCCGAAAGACTATGGTTTTACCGGGCAAAAACATATCGGCGGCATCACAGAGCGCATCGATATCCCGGCGCTAACGGATACCCTGGAGATGGTAAAATCCGGCCTGGACAAGTCTTCGCTGAAGATCATTGCCCCGGTGGATAATTCCACCACCAGCCATTACAACATTAAAAATGCCTTTCGCTCTTTATCCGAAACCTTGGCGCCGCTGGATATCAGCTTAGAGCACAAAGTGGCGGTGACCGCCGAAGACTGGCAGCGCAATATATTAGAGGCCAATGAGCAGGGGGATTTGTTGCTATTTACCCTGTATCACACGGTGCGCTGTGAAGCCAATGATGAAGCCAAGCGACTTTCTCCCAGGGATTTAATTCAATGGACCATGGCCAACAGCGAAATTCCCTCCATCGGCGCCTGGGGCTTTTTTGTTGAAGACGGCGGCCTGCTCTCCATCGGCGTTTCTCCCTTTGAGCAGGGCACGGTCGCGGCGAATATGGCGGTGGATTACCTGGAGCGCGGCATACTGCCCGGACAGCAGGATGTGAAGACCACCCAGCAGTCGATCATTTATATGAGGGAGCACAGGGCACAAAAGCAGGGCTTTGATTTGCCGATTATTTACCGTAATTTTTCCCGGGCGACAGAAAACTATATCAGCGAGTGTAATGCCGGTCTTAACGAATGTGCTGCCAATGAGCATAAAGTGCCGGATTTGCAGCTGTATTGTCAGAGTTAA